The Archangium primigenium genomic interval CGCTGGTCTCGGCGCTGCCGGCCGACCTGCCCGCGGCCGTGCTCGTCGTGAGTCACACCTCGCCCATCAGCCAGCGCCGGTTGCCCACGCTGCTCTCGGCGGCGGGCCCTCTTCCCGCCGCCTATGCGGACGAGGGCCAGCCGCTCGCGCGGGGGATGATCCTCGTCGCGCCTCCGGACCGGCACCTCGTCGTCCAGGGCCGGGAACTGCGGTTGACGGTGGAGGCGAAGGAGCACCTCATGCGGCCCGCGGCGGACGTGCTCTTCCGCTCCGCCGCGCGGGCGTTTGGTGCGCGGTGCATCGGAATCGTCTTGTCGGGGGGCGGTCAGGACGCCGCGGCGGGGCTCGCCGAGATCCAGACCGCCGGAGGCCGCGCGCTGATCCAAGCGCCCGAGGACGCGAGGCTCGCGATGATGCCGTTGAGCGCGCTCGCCCGGGTGACGCCCGATGCCTGTGTCCCCGCGGCCCAGTTGGGCCCCATCGTGGCCCGGCTCGTGCGGGAGCGGGAGACGACGCGCGGTCCGGCGCGGACGCGGGCGCCGCGAGCGGGCGCGCCCCCCGCATCCCCGGCATTGAGGGGCCTGCGGGTCTTCCTGGCCGAGGACGACTACCTCATCGCCTCCGAGGTCGTCGGCATGCTCCACGGGCTGGGCTGCGACGTGGTGGGCCCGGTGGGGGACCTGGATGTCGGCCTGCATCTGCTGGAGCGGGAGCGCGGACGGCTGGACTGCGCGGTGCTGGACGTGGATCTGCGAGGGGAGCGGGTGCTGCCGCTCGCCATGGAGCTCGCGTGGGACTCGGTGCCGTTCGTCTTCGCGACGGGGTATGGCGGGGACATCCTCCCCGAGGCCTGGGCGGGCGCGCTCCGGATCCAGAAACCCTATGACACGCGCACGCTCGGCGCGGCGCTGCGGCGTGCCTTGCGCCTGCGCTGGTTTCCGCCCCGCGATGCGACCGTGGCCGCGCCCCGCGGCGGCTTCAGCGCGGATTCGCTCAAGGACTCGCGCAACCTGCTCATGCGGTCGCAGGCGCTGCGGGCGGCCTCCGCGGGCCAGAGCCTCACGAAGTCCTACGAGGCCATCCGGAGCACCCATGAATGCATCGCCCGCTCGGCGCTCCGCACGGGTGCCGCGCGACGGATGCTGCACGATCAGGCGCCGCCAGGACCTGGCGCGGAGGAAAAGGCCCGTGAGGACGACACGTAGCGGAGCGCCTCCCGCCCGGACGCGGGCTCGCGCCGGGACGCGCCCCGGGTGACCACCGCCATGTCATGGCCCCTGGGCCCGAGCGAGATGGCCCGGCGCATCCGTGAACACGACTGGACGGCCACGCCCCTGGGGCCCTCGACGCACTGGCCCGGCGCCCTGCGGACCCTCGTGGACATGCTGCTGGCCAATGGCTTTCCCATGATCGCGCTGTGGGGCCCCGACCTCATCCAGCTCTACAACGATGGCTACCGGGACATCATGGGCCTCAAGCATCCGGCGGGCCTGGGCCAGGCCACCCAGGTGTGCTGGCCAGAGGTGTGGCACATCAACGCGCCCATCTACGCGCGGGTGCTCCAGGGAGAATCCCTCTCGTTCGAGGACGCGCTCTATCCGCTCATGCGCAACGGCCTCCTGGAGAATGTCTGGTTGTCGCTGTCCTACAGTCCCCTGCGGGACGAGACCGGCACCATCGCCGGGGTACTGGTCACCCTGGTGGAGACGACCGAGAGTCTGCGCGCGGCGGCGGAGCTGCGCGAGAGCGAGGCGCGCTTCCGCGCGCTGGTGATGAGCACCTCGGACTCCCTCTACCGGATGAGTCCCGACTGGCGCGAGATGCGCGAGATGCGGGGCAAGGGCATCCTCTCCGACACCCATGCGCCCAGTCCCTTGTGGGAGGACACGTACCTTCTGCCCGAGGACCGGCCGTGGGTGATGGCCCGGATCGACGAGGCCATCCGGAACCGCACCCCGTTCGAGCTGGAGCACCGCGTGCGCCATGCCGACGGGAGCGTGGGCTGGACGCTGTCGCGCGCGTTCCCCCTGCTCGACGAGAAGGGCGAGGTGGTGGAATGGTTCGGCCTGGCGGCGGACATCACGGCGCGCAAGGAGGCCGAGCGGGAGCGCGAGCGCGCCGAGGCCCTCGTCCAGGTGGATCGGGTGCGGCGGGTGCTCGTCGCGGAGATTCAACACCGCTCGCGCAACCTGCTCGCCGTCGTGCGCTCCCTCGTCGTCCAGTCGTTGCGCGCCGCGCGCTCCCTCGGGGAGGCCGAGACGCGCATCACCGACCGGCTCGCCGCGCTCTCGCGCGTGCATGGCCTGCTGTCCCGCGCGGAGCTGCCCGCCGTGACCGTCCGGGAGTTGGTGGAGCTGGAGCTGGGCGCCACGGCGCACGGCGTCTCGGACCGGCTCGTCCTCGACGGTCCGGACGTGACGCTCCCGGGACGCGCCGTGCGGACGTTCTCCCTCGCGCTGCACGAGCTCGCGACGAACGCGGTGAAGCACGGCGCGCTGGGCGCGGACAGGCGAGGTCGGGTCCTCGTCACCTGGGGCCTGCGCGACAGCGCGACGCTCTTCCTCGAGTGGGTGGAGACCGGGGCCGTGGCGCCCTCCCCGCGGCGCGACGCGGCGCGGGGCTTTGGCCGGGAGCTCATCGAGCAGGCGCTTCCCTACGAGCTGGATGCACGGACGCGGCTGGACATCCGCGAGGACGGCGTGCGCTGCACCATCGAGCTGCCCCTGGGCGAGGCCGGCCCGTGAGCGCGCCCGGAGACCCGCTCTCCGGCCGGGTCCTGCTCGTCGTGGAGGACGAGTACCTGGTCGTGCTGGAGCTGGCGGAGGAGTTGGAGCGCCGCGGCGCCACGATGCTCGGGCCGGTCCCCGACGTGCGGCGGGCGCTCCG includes:
- a CDS encoding sensor histidine kinase, producing MSWPLGPSEMARRIREHDWTATPLGPSTHWPGALRTLVDMLLANGFPMIALWGPDLIQLYNDGYRDIMGLKHPAGLGQATQVCWPEVWHINAPIYARVLQGESLSFEDALYPLMRNGLLENVWLSLSYSPLRDETGTIAGVLVTLVETTESLRAAAELRESEARFRALVMSTSDSLYRMSPDWREMREMRGKGILSDTHAPSPLWEDTYLLPEDRPWVMARIDEAIRNRTPFELEHRVRHADGSVGWTLSRAFPLLDEKGEVVEWFGLAADITARKEAERERERAEALVQVDRVRRVLVAEIQHRSRNLLAVVRSLVVQSLRAARSLGEAETRITDRLAALSRVHGLLSRAELPAVTVRELVELELGATAHGVSDRLVLDGPDVTLPGRAVRTFSLALHELATNAVKHGALGADRRGRVLVTWGLRDSATLFLEWVETGAVAPSPRRDAARGFGRELIEQALPYELDARTRLDIREDGVRCTIELPLGEAGP
- a CDS encoding chemotaxis protein CheB, which translates into the protein MRRELAPTWLVVIASSSGGLPALCALVSALPADLPAAVLVVSHTSPISQRRLPTLLSAAGPLPAAYADEGQPLARGMILVAPPDRHLVVQGRELRLTVEAKEHLMRPAADVLFRSAARAFGARCIGIVLSGGGQDAAAGLAEIQTAGGRALIQAPEDARLAMMPLSALARVTPDACVPAAQLGPIVARLVRERETTRGPARTRAPRAGAPPASPALRGLRVFLAEDDYLIASEVVGMLHGLGCDVVGPVGDLDVGLHLLERERGRLDCAVLDVDLRGERVLPLAMELAWDSVPFVFATGYGGDILPEAWAGALRIQKPYDTRTLGAALRRALRLRWFPPRDATVAAPRGGFSADSLKDSRNLLMRSQALRAASAGQSLTKSYEAIRSTHECIARSALRTGAARRMLHDQAPPGPGAEEKAREDDT